The following proteins are co-located in the Robbsia betulipollinis genome:
- a CDS encoding PIN domain-containing protein codes for MAIRLLVDTCVWLDLAKDYREQPVINVLEDLVENGHIELVVPQQVVDEFDRNKARIIDEARRGLQPHFRLVRQAVSQFGDDGAKADLLAGLNEVDHQVGVNADAVGGFIERIDKLLHRAPVLATSDAVKQRVTERALAKQAPYHRAKNSVGDAILVEMYIDVASDATTDAPCAFITHNTKDFSDANGNFRKAHADLVHLFDAPKSSYWISMAEFLNDYCPDLLGDQNFDFNYSQEARRLPEILEAEHLLFLQVWYNRHWNLRHEIQTRKHHIVAEKDYSRSPYRTDQTLDTVWESALVAARRTEDEVGIENLGPWDDFEWGMINGKLSALRWILGDEWDMLDT; via the coding sequence ATGGCTATCCGGCTGCTGGTTGATACATGCGTCTGGCTCGACCTCGCAAAGGACTATCGCGAGCAACCCGTCATCAATGTACTCGAAGACCTTGTGGAAAACGGTCATATTGAACTCGTCGTGCCGCAGCAGGTGGTGGACGAATTCGACCGCAATAAGGCCCGCATCATCGACGAGGCTCGACGCGGCTTGCAGCCGCATTTCCGGCTGGTCAGGCAGGCAGTGAGTCAGTTCGGTGACGACGGCGCGAAAGCCGATTTGCTGGCTGGGCTAAACGAGGTTGACCACCAGGTAGGAGTTAATGCCGACGCGGTAGGCGGTTTCATCGAACGCATCGACAAACTTCTACACCGCGCTCCCGTGCTTGCAACCAGCGACGCGGTCAAGCAGCGCGTCACTGAGCGCGCGCTCGCGAAGCAAGCCCCGTATCATCGTGCGAAGAACAGTGTGGGAGACGCCATCCTTGTCGAAATGTACATCGATGTTGCTTCGGACGCGACCACGGACGCGCCGTGCGCGTTCATCACTCACAACACGAAGGATTTCAGCGACGCAAATGGTAACTTTCGGAAAGCGCACGCCGACCTCGTGCATCTGTTCGATGCTCCGAAGTCATCTTATTGGATATCGATGGCTGAATTCCTAAATGATTACTGCCCCGATCTTCTTGGCGACCAAAACTTTGATTTCAACTACTCGCAGGAAGCGCGGCGGTTACCGGAGATCCTCGAAGCCGAGCATCTGTTATTCCTGCAGGTCTGGTACAACCGCCACTGGAACCTTCGCCACGAGATTCAGACTAGAAAACATCATATCGTCGCGGAGAAGGACTACAGCCGGAGCCCCTATCGGACAGATCAGACGCTCGATACCGTGTGGGAAAGTGCACTCGTGGCCGCGAGGCGGACCGAAGACGAGGTCGGCATTGAGAACCTCGGCCCGTGGGACGATTTCGAATGGGGAATGATCAACGGTAAGCTCTCCGCGTTGCGATGGATTCTCGGGGACGAATGGGACATGCTGGACACATAG